A genomic segment from Lignipirellula cremea encodes:
- a CDS encoding MFS transporter yields the protein MPSSAPPPRFKRFCLRCQADLLHPPQDSPGPCWKCGEPFDLEDPHTWATERVYVWWKFWLPCFLLATGSGILSYAICLQLGDLGLALFVAVPLSIGTVVGYGVPGHTWVVGCLGFLVLGSVVGGLLVLDLSGLFCGFILFGVFLIPVIAGVSLGLVLRSILTEIVPWNQRWFFDKLCLTGILLSPYATQAIENAFPRREQIETVQTSLTFHATPEEAWNAVMFYEEVTHERPWLLKLALPQPLRSVGDKSRVGEIVTCYYDKGVLKKRISRRVAQQRLEFDVVEQHLHFERDVTLLDGAFEVAPVDGQSTQVTLTTRYRRQLYPTWLWKPIERRVVHTLHEHVLEGMRRRAARTPDDRLDSIDTHPYSPVPDAEPAPL from the coding sequence ATGCCGAGTTCCGCCCCTCCTCCCCGCTTCAAGAGGTTCTGCTTGCGCTGCCAGGCGGATCTGCTGCATCCGCCGCAGGACAGTCCAGGCCCGTGCTGGAAGTGCGGCGAGCCGTTCGACCTCGAAGACCCGCATACCTGGGCGACCGAGCGCGTCTATGTCTGGTGGAAGTTCTGGCTGCCGTGCTTTCTGCTCGCGACGGGATCCGGCATCCTCAGCTATGCGATCTGCCTGCAGTTGGGCGATCTGGGGCTGGCCCTGTTTGTGGCCGTGCCGCTCAGCATCGGAACCGTGGTCGGTTACGGCGTGCCGGGCCATACCTGGGTGGTTGGCTGCCTGGGGTTTCTGGTGCTCGGCAGCGTGGTGGGCGGGCTGCTGGTGCTGGATTTAAGCGGCCTGTTTTGCGGGTTCATTCTGTTTGGCGTCTTCCTTATACCGGTGATCGCCGGCGTGTCGCTGGGACTGGTGCTGCGTTCCATCCTGACCGAAATCGTCCCCTGGAATCAGCGCTGGTTCTTCGACAAGCTCTGCCTGACCGGCATCCTGTTGTCGCCCTACGCGACCCAGGCGATTGAGAACGCTTTTCCCCGTCGGGAACAGATCGAAACAGTGCAAACGTCGCTCACGTTTCACGCCACGCCGGAAGAAGCCTGGAACGCGGTGATGTTCTATGAGGAAGTCACCCATGAACGGCCCTGGCTGCTGAAGCTGGCGCTCCCGCAGCCGCTGCGCAGCGTGGGCGACAAGTCCCGCGTCGGGGAGATTGTCACCTGCTATTATGATAAGGGCGTGCTGAAGAAGCGGATCAGCCGGCGGGTCGCGCAGCAGCGGCTGGAATTTGATGTCGTCGAACAGCATCTGCACTTTGAACGGGACGTCACCCTGCTGGACGGCGCGTTTGAAGTCGCGCCGGTCGACGGGCAATCAACGCAGGTGACGCTGACCACCCGGTATCGCCGGCAACTGTATCCGACCTGGTTGTGGAAACCGATTGAGCGGCGTGTCGTCCACACGCTGCACGAGCACGTTCTGGAAGGGATGCGACGCCGGGCAGCGCGAACGCCGGACGACCGGTTGGACTCGATCGACACCCACCCTTACTCTCCGGTCCCCGATGCAGAACCTGCCCCCCTTTAA